A portion of the Burkholderia pseudomultivorans genome contains these proteins:
- the mnmA gene encoding tRNA 2-thiouridine(34) synthase MnmA — MSKRRVVVGMSGGVDSSVTAWLLKEQGYDVVGLFMKNWEDDDDGEYCSTRQDWIDVVSVADLIGIDVEAVNFAAEYKDRVFAEFLREYSAGRTPNPDVLCNAEIKFKAFLDHAMSLDAEMIATGHYARVRERDGRFELLKAFDHTKDQSYFLHRLNQAQLSKTMFPLGEIPKTKVREIAAQIGLPNAKKKDSTGICFIGERPFRDFLNRYLPTRPGPMKTPDGKVVGEHIGLAFYTFGQRKGIGLGGSKDGSGEPWFVAAKDIPSNTLYVVQGHDHPWLLSRQLVAGNVSWVAGEPPADGFACGAKTRYRQADAACAYGTATPGPAGEARFSLAFDDAQWAVTPGQSAVLYDGEICLGGGIIEFAATGQPGQAACAEGRAPALADAR, encoded by the coding sequence ATGAGCAAGCGCCGTGTAGTGGTGGGCATGTCGGGCGGCGTCGATTCGTCGGTGACCGCGTGGCTGCTGAAGGAACAGGGCTACGACGTGGTCGGCCTGTTCATGAAGAACTGGGAAGACGACGACGACGGCGAATACTGCTCGACGCGCCAGGACTGGATCGACGTCGTGTCGGTGGCCGACCTGATCGGCATCGACGTCGAGGCGGTGAATTTCGCGGCCGAGTACAAGGACCGCGTGTTCGCCGAGTTCCTGCGCGAGTATTCGGCCGGCCGCACGCCGAACCCCGACGTGCTCTGCAACGCCGAGATCAAGTTCAAGGCGTTCCTCGATCATGCGATGTCACTCGACGCCGAAATGATCGCGACCGGTCATTACGCGCGCGTGCGCGAGCGCGACGGGCGCTTCGAGCTGCTGAAGGCGTTCGATCATACGAAGGACCAGTCGTACTTCCTGCACCGGCTGAACCAGGCGCAGCTGTCGAAGACGATGTTCCCGCTCGGCGAGATCCCCAAGACGAAGGTGCGCGAGATCGCCGCGCAGATCGGGCTGCCGAACGCGAAGAAGAAGGATTCGACCGGCATCTGCTTCATCGGCGAACGGCCGTTCCGCGATTTCCTGAACCGCTATCTGCCGACCCGGCCCGGCCCGATGAAGACGCCGGACGGCAAGGTCGTCGGCGAGCACATCGGCCTCGCGTTCTATACCTTCGGCCAGCGCAAGGGCATCGGCCTCGGCGGCAGCAAGGACGGCAGCGGCGAGCCGTGGTTCGTCGCCGCGAAGGACATCCCGTCGAACACGCTGTACGTCGTGCAGGGCCACGATCACCCGTGGCTGCTGTCGCGGCAGCTCGTCGCCGGCAACGTCAGCTGGGTCGCGGGCGAGCCGCCGGCCGACGGCTTCGCGTGCGGCGCGAAAACCCGCTACCGGCAGGCCGACGCCGCCTGCGCATACGGCACGGCGACGCCCGGCCCGGCAGGCGAAGCGCGCTTCTCGCTCGCGTTCGACGACGCGCAATGGGCAGTCACGCCCGGCCAGTCGGCGGTGCTGTACGACGGCGAGATCTGTCTCGGCGGCGGCATCATCGAGTTCGCGGCGACCGGCCAGCCCGGTCAGGCCGCTTGCGCGGAAGGCCGCGCGCCGGCGCTCGCCGACGCACGCTGA
- a CDS encoding aminopeptidase P N-terminal domain-containing protein has product MNAPIDTAIAVDVYRQRRARVLAALRAAGGGVAIVPTAPEVLRNRDTGYPYRHDSYFHYLTGFSEPDAVLVLNAAAPHGAPESILFCRAKNADREIWEGFHYGPEAARDAFGFDAAYATDVIDTEMPRLLADAGTVHYRFGASAEFDRQLARWLDAVRAQARAGVAAPDAMLDLTPLLDDMRLVKDEHELAIMMRAAHISALAHRRAMQACRPGIREYELEAELLYTFRKHGAQAPAYGSIVAAGANACVLHYPAGNAAARDGDLILIDAACELDGYASDITRTFPANGRFSPAQRTLYDIVLAAQQAAIDATRAGVPFEAPHDAAVRVLAQGLLDTGIIPKTRFSNVDDVIAERAYTRFYMHRTGHWLGMDVHDCGDYRERLAERDANGALPWRTLKPGMTLTVEPGLYVRAADDVPSDYWNIGIRIEDDAIVREQGCELITRDVPVDAAEIEALMRAGA; this is encoded by the coding sequence ATGAATGCGCCCATCGATACCGCCATCGCCGTCGACGTCTACCGCCAGCGCCGCGCGCGCGTGCTTGCCGCACTGCGCGCCGCGGGCGGCGGCGTCGCCATCGTCCCCACCGCGCCGGAAGTGCTGCGCAATCGCGATACGGGCTACCCGTACCGGCACGACAGCTATTTCCACTACCTGACCGGCTTCAGCGAGCCGGACGCGGTGCTCGTGCTGAACGCGGCCGCGCCGCACGGCGCACCGGAATCGATCCTGTTCTGCCGCGCGAAGAATGCCGACCGCGAAATCTGGGAAGGCTTCCACTACGGGCCCGAAGCCGCACGCGACGCATTCGGCTTCGATGCCGCGTACGCGACCGACGTGATCGATACCGAAATGCCGCGCCTGCTCGCCGATGCGGGCACCGTGCACTACCGGTTCGGCGCCTCGGCCGAGTTCGACCGGCAGCTCGCGCGCTGGCTCGACGCGGTGCGCGCGCAGGCACGCGCGGGCGTCGCCGCGCCGGACGCGATGCTCGACCTCACGCCGCTGCTCGACGACATGCGGCTCGTGAAGGACGAACACGAACTCGCGATCATGATGCGCGCCGCGCACATCTCGGCGCTCGCGCACCGTCGCGCGATGCAGGCATGCCGGCCCGGCATCCGCGAATACGAACTGGAAGCCGAGCTGCTGTATACGTTCCGCAAGCATGGCGCACAGGCGCCCGCCTACGGATCGATCGTCGCGGCCGGCGCGAACGCATGCGTGCTGCACTACCCGGCCGGCAACGCGGCCGCGCGGGACGGCGACCTGATCCTGATCGACGCCGCGTGCGAGCTCGACGGCTATGCGTCGGACATCACGCGCACGTTCCCGGCGAACGGACGCTTCTCGCCCGCGCAGCGCACGCTGTACGACATCGTGCTCGCCGCGCAGCAGGCCGCGATCGACGCGACGCGCGCCGGCGTGCCGTTCGAGGCGCCGCACGACGCTGCGGTGCGCGTGCTCGCGCAGGGGCTGCTCGATACGGGCATCATCCCGAAAACGCGCTTCTCGAACGTCGACGACGTGATCGCCGAGCGCGCCTACACGCGCTTCTACATGCACCGCACCGGCCACTGGCTCGGGATGGACGTGCACGACTGCGGCGACTATCGCGAACGGCTCGCCGAACGCGACGCCAACGGCGCGCTGCCGTGGCGCACGCTGAAGCCCGGCATGACGCTGACGGTCGAGCCCGGCCTGTACGTGCGCGCCGCCGACGACGTGCCGTCCGACTACTGGAACATCGGCATCCGCATCGAGGACGACGCGATCGTGCGCGAGCAGGGCTGCGAACTGATCACGCGCGACGTGCCGGTCGACGCGGCCGAGATCGAGGCGTTGATGCGCGCGGGCGCGTGA
- a CDS encoding IS1182 family transposase → MLKTPMPTQHELEMVTLEELVPKDHLLRQIDAAVDFEFIRAKVAHLYCADNGRPALDPVVMFKLLFIGYLFGVGSERQLMREVQVNVAYRWFARFRLTDKVPDASTFSQNRRRRFPDTVVYQEIFDEIVRQAMKRGLVDGRVLYTDSTHLKANANKGKFDVVKLEQTPAAYTEALNAAVDADRAAHGKKPLDRDDDEPPPSKDTKISRTDPDSGYMVRDDKPKGFFYLDHRTVDARHAIITDTHVTPASVHDSQPYLDRLDRQRERFEFKVDAVGLDAGYFTPAVCQGLEERGIAGVMGYRTPNHKPGMFYKRQFKYDAYRNEYVCPQGQALPYSTTNRVGYREYKSNPQICRRCPVRAQCTNSANAVKVVTRHVWERAKEKVDARRLTEWGQRIYARRKETVERSFADAKQLHGHRYARMRGLRKVAEQCLLAAAAQNIKKIAMLVARKRKKGPAGPDWRFVRMLLRLVSGLRCSFDYPLAASSQS, encoded by the coding sequence ATGCTGAAGACGCCCATGCCCACGCAGCACGAACTCGAGATGGTGACGCTCGAGGAACTCGTGCCGAAGGACCACCTGCTGCGCCAGATCGACGCGGCGGTGGATTTCGAGTTCATCCGCGCGAAGGTGGCGCATCTGTATTGCGCGGATAACGGGCGGCCAGCGCTCGATCCCGTGGTGATGTTCAAGCTGCTGTTCATCGGCTACCTGTTTGGGGTGGGCAGCGAGCGGCAACTGATGCGTGAGGTCCAGGTCAACGTCGCCTATCGGTGGTTCGCGCGGTTCCGGCTGACCGACAAGGTGCCGGATGCGTCGACGTTCTCGCAGAATCGCCGCCGCCGCTTCCCGGACACGGTGGTGTATCAGGAGATCTTCGACGAGATCGTGCGGCAGGCAATGAAGCGCGGGTTGGTCGATGGTCGGGTGCTGTACACCGACAGCACGCACCTGAAGGCGAATGCGAACAAAGGCAAGTTTGATGTCGTGAAGCTGGAGCAGACGCCTGCGGCGTACACGGAGGCGCTGAATGCGGCGGTGGATGCGGACCGGGCCGCGCATGGCAAGAAGCCGCTGGATCGCGACGACGACGAGCCGCCGCCGAGCAAGGACACCAAGATCAGCCGAACCGATCCGGACAGCGGCTACATGGTTCGGGACGACAAGCCCAAAGGGTTCTTCTATCTGGACCACCGCACGGTGGATGCCCGGCACGCGATCATCACCGATACGCATGTGACGCCGGCCTCGGTGCACGACAGCCAGCCGTATCTGGATCGGCTGGATCGGCAGCGCGAGCGCTTCGAGTTCAAGGTCGATGCGGTGGGGCTGGATGCGGGCTACTTCACGCCGGCGGTGTGCCAGGGGCTGGAGGAGCGAGGGATTGCCGGGGTGATGGGCTATCGCACGCCGAACCACAAGCCGGGCATGTTCTACAAACGGCAGTTCAAGTACGACGCGTATCGCAACGAATACGTGTGCCCGCAGGGGCAGGCACTGCCTTACAGCACGACCAATCGAGTCGGCTACCGGGAATACAAATCCAACCCGCAGATCTGCCGGCGTTGCCCGGTACGCGCGCAGTGCACGAACAGTGCGAACGCGGTGAAGGTGGTGACGCGCCACGTGTGGGAGCGCGCCAAGGAGAAGGTGGACGCGCGGCGCTTGACCGAATGGGGCCAACGCATTTACGCGCGGCGCAAGGAGACGGTGGAGCGTAGCTTCGCCGATGCCAAGCAACTGCATGGGCACCGTTATGCGCGTATGCGTGGGCTACGCAAGGTGGCCGAGCAGTGCTTGCTGGCCGCGGCGGCGCAGAACATCAAGAAGATCGCGATGCTGGTGGCGCGGAAGCGGAAAAAGGGGCCAGCGGGTCCCGATTGGCGCTTCGTGCGCATGCTGCTGCGTCTGGTGAGCGGTTTGCGCTGCAGCTTCGACTACCCGCTCGCGGCGAGCTCGCAATCCTGA
- a CDS encoding NUDIX hydrolase, with protein sequence MKPETWTPHVTVAALVERDGRFLVIEEETSTGLRINQPAGHLESGETLADAVIRETLEETAHPFTPDALVGVYLAHYDRPGTAGATYLRFTFCGTAGEPVAGHALDDGIVRTMWMSADELRACVDRHRSPAVMRCVDDYLAGRRIPLDFVHTHSVAPRPDAFDRQAVGK encoded by the coding sequence ATGAAACCCGAAACCTGGACCCCGCACGTGACCGTCGCGGCGCTCGTCGAGCGCGACGGCCGCTTTCTCGTCATCGAGGAAGAAACCTCGACGGGCCTGCGCATCAACCAGCCGGCCGGCCATCTCGAATCCGGCGAAACGCTTGCCGACGCCGTGATACGCGAGACGCTCGAGGAAACCGCGCACCCGTTTACGCCCGACGCGCTGGTCGGCGTCTATCTCGCGCACTACGACCGCCCCGGCACCGCCGGTGCGACCTACCTGCGCTTCACGTTCTGCGGCACGGCCGGCGAGCCGGTCGCGGGCCACGCGCTCGACGACGGCATCGTCCGCACGATGTGGATGAGCGCCGACGAACTGCGCGCCTGCGTCGATCGCCACCGCTCGCCGGCGGTGATGCGCTGCGTCGACGACTATCTCGCCGGGCGGCGCATTCCGCTCGATTTCGTGCATACGCATTCGGTCGCGCCGCGGCCGGACGCATTCGACCGTCAGGCGGTGGGCAAATGA
- a CDS encoding FMN-binding glutamate synthase family protein, with translation MLSRRYLAMWCAVLLLVAAAALASIHVLSWFWIVIPVALVALGLYDLKQDRHAILRNYPLWGHFRFLFEFIRPEIRQYFVEDDTDEKPFSRAQRSLVYQRAKNVADNRPYGTELNVKAVAHEWISHSLAPTRLPNHDFRIRVGATRAQPYDISIFNISAMSFGSLSANAIRALNLGAKKGGFAHDTGEGSLSKYHRENGGDIIWEIASGYFGCRNDDGTFNPDKFAKQAADPQVKMIEIKLSQGAKPGHGGVLPAAKITPEIAETRGVPMGKDCISPATHSEFSTPRGLLEFVERLRTLSGGKPTGFKLCIGHPWEFFGIAKAMLETGIVPDFIVVDGAEGGTGAAPLEFTDHVGVPLQEGLLLVHNTLVGIGVRDRVKIGASGKIITAFDIARTLAIGADWVNSARGFMFAVGCIQAQHCHTDRCPTGVATQDPVRQRALVVPDKAERVYNFHRNTLHALQELVQAAGLAHPSELRAHHIVQRISPHEVRLMSQLLKYLKPGALLDGNTCGYTLYDKWWPISRSDSFTLGETVYASIE, from the coding sequence ATGCTTTCACGACGCTACCTTGCGATGTGGTGCGCCGTCCTGCTGCTTGTCGCCGCGGCCGCGCTCGCATCGATCCACGTGCTCTCCTGGTTCTGGATCGTCATCCCCGTCGCGCTCGTCGCGCTCGGCCTGTATGACCTGAAGCAGGACCGTCACGCGATCCTGCGCAACTACCCGCTCTGGGGCCACTTCCGCTTCCTGTTCGAGTTCATCCGGCCGGAAATCCGCCAGTACTTCGTCGAGGACGATACCGACGAGAAACCGTTCTCGCGCGCGCAGCGCAGCCTCGTCTACCAGCGCGCGAAGAACGTCGCCGACAACCGCCCGTACGGCACCGAGCTCAACGTGAAGGCGGTCGCGCACGAATGGATCAGCCACTCGCTCGCGCCGACCCGGCTGCCGAACCACGATTTCCGCATCCGCGTCGGCGCGACGCGTGCGCAGCCGTACGACATCTCGATCTTCAACATCTCGGCGATGAGTTTCGGCTCGCTGTCCGCGAACGCGATCCGCGCGCTGAACCTCGGCGCGAAGAAAGGCGGCTTCGCGCACGACACCGGCGAAGGCTCGCTGTCGAAGTACCACCGCGAGAACGGCGGCGACATCATCTGGGAAATCGCGTCGGGCTACTTCGGCTGCCGCAACGACGACGGCACGTTCAACCCCGACAAGTTCGCGAAGCAGGCCGCCGATCCGCAGGTCAAGATGATCGAGATCAAGCTGTCGCAGGGCGCGAAGCCGGGCCACGGCGGCGTGCTGCCGGCCGCGAAGATCACGCCCGAGATCGCCGAGACGCGCGGCGTGCCGATGGGCAAGGACTGCATCTCGCCCGCGACGCACTCGGAATTCTCGACGCCGCGCGGGCTGCTCGAATTCGTCGAACGATTGCGCACGCTGTCGGGCGGCAAGCCGACCGGCTTCAAGCTGTGCATCGGCCATCCGTGGGAGTTCTTCGGGATCGCGAAGGCGATGCTCGAAACGGGCATCGTGCCGGACTTCATCGTCGTCGACGGCGCGGAAGGCGGCACCGGCGCCGCGCCGCTCGAATTCACCGACCACGTCGGCGTGCCGCTGCAGGAAGGGCTGCTGCTCGTGCACAACACGCTGGTCGGGATCGGCGTGCGCGACCGCGTGAAGATCGGCGCGAGCGGCAAGATCATCACCGCGTTCGACATCGCGCGCACGCTCGCGATCGGCGCGGACTGGGTGAACTCGGCACGCGGCTTCATGTTCGCGGTCGGCTGCATCCAGGCGCAGCATTGCCACACCGACCGCTGCCCGACCGGTGTCGCGACGCAGGACCCGGTGCGTCAGCGCGCGCTCGTCGTGCCCGACAAGGCCGAGCGCGTCTACAACTTCCACCGCAATACGCTGCACGCGCTGCAGGAGCTCGTGCAGGCGGCCGGCCTCGCGCATCCGTCCGAGCTGCGCGCACACCATATCGTGCAGCGCATCTCGCCGCACGAGGTCCGGCTGATGTCGCAGCTGCTGAAGTATCTGAAGCCGGGCGCGCTGCTCGACGGTAACACGTGCGGCTATACGTTGTACGACAAATGGTGGCCGATTTCGCGCAGCGATTCGTTCACACTCGGCGAGACCGTTTACGCATCGATCGAGTAA
- a CDS encoding glutathione S-transferase family protein, with protein sequence MKLIGSLSSPFVRKARIVLAEKKIDYKLELENVWGPDTNIHASNPLGKVPCLVMEDGAAVFDSRVICEYVDTLSPVGKLIPPSGRERVEVRCWEALCDGVLDASVAIRLEHTLRDEAQRSASWIARQQRKIDDGLVAMSQGLGGKTWCVGNHYTLADIALGCALGYLDFRMPELNWRDRHPNLDKHFVKLAQRQSFADTLPQN encoded by the coding sequence ATGAAATTAATCGGTTCGCTCAGCAGCCCGTTCGTCCGAAAGGCGCGGATCGTGCTTGCTGAAAAGAAGATCGACTACAAGCTGGAGCTCGAGAACGTGTGGGGCCCGGATACCAACATCCATGCGTCGAACCCGCTCGGCAAGGTGCCGTGCCTCGTGATGGAGGATGGCGCCGCGGTGTTCGATTCCCGCGTGATCTGCGAATACGTCGATACGCTGTCGCCGGTCGGCAAGCTGATTCCGCCGTCGGGCCGCGAGCGCGTCGAGGTGCGTTGCTGGGAAGCGCTGTGCGACGGCGTGCTCGACGCGTCGGTCGCGATCCGTCTCGAACACACGCTGCGCGACGAGGCGCAGCGCAGCGCGAGCTGGATCGCGCGGCAGCAGCGCAAGATCGACGACGGCCTCGTCGCGATGTCGCAGGGTCTCGGCGGCAAGACGTGGTGCGTCGGTAATCATTACACGCTCGCCGACATCGCGCTCGGCTGTGCGCTCGGCTATCTCGACTTCCGGATGCCGGAGCTGAACTGGCGCGACCGCCATCCGAACCTCGACAAGCACTTCGTGAAGCTCGCGCAGCGCCAGTCGTTCGCCGATACGCTGCCGCAGAACTGA
- a CDS encoding Re/Si-specific NAD(P)(+) transhydrogenase subunit alpha codes for MHIGVPAETRANESRVAATPETVKKYAAAGHRVSVAKGAGAAASYPDEAYAAAGAELTDQSAAFGADLVLKVQAPSEAELPLLKRGAVLVGMLDPFNGEQAARLAAAGVTGFALEAAPRTTRAQSLDVLSSQANIAGYKAVLVAASLYPRFLPMLMTAAGTVKAARVLILGAGVAGLQAIATAKRLGAVIEASDVRPAVKEQIESLGAKFLDVPYETDEEREAAQGVGGYARPMPASWLGRQAALVHERAKQADIVITTALIPGRPAPTLISVETVQSMKPGSVLVDLAAGRGPEVDGRKGGNCPLTVADQVIVHGGVTIAGYTNLASMVASDASALYARNLLDFMKLIVTKEGALNIDLTDDIVAATLLCRDGEVTRK; via the coding sequence ATGCATATTGGTGTGCCTGCTGAAACGCGGGCCAATGAGTCGCGCGTGGCCGCGACGCCGGAGACCGTGAAGAAGTACGCGGCCGCCGGTCATCGCGTGAGTGTCGCGAAAGGGGCCGGCGCGGCGGCCAGCTATCCCGACGAGGCCTATGCCGCCGCCGGCGCCGAATTGACCGACCAGTCGGCCGCATTTGGCGCCGATCTGGTGCTGAAGGTCCAGGCGCCGTCCGAGGCCGAGCTGCCGCTGCTCAAGCGCGGTGCGGTGCTGGTCGGCATGCTCGATCCGTTCAACGGCGAGCAGGCGGCGCGGCTCGCCGCCGCCGGCGTGACCGGCTTCGCGCTCGAAGCCGCGCCGCGCACGACGCGCGCGCAAAGCCTCGACGTGCTGTCGTCGCAGGCCAACATCGCCGGCTACAAGGCGGTGCTGGTCGCCGCGTCGCTCTATCCGCGCTTCCTGCCGATGCTGATGACCGCCGCCGGCACCGTGAAGGCCGCGCGCGTGCTGATCCTCGGCGCGGGCGTCGCGGGGCTGCAGGCGATCGCGACCGCGAAGCGGCTCGGCGCGGTGATCGAGGCGTCCGACGTGCGGCCGGCCGTGAAGGAGCAGATCGAATCGCTCGGCGCGAAATTCCTCGATGTCCCCTACGAAACCGACGAAGAGCGCGAAGCCGCGCAGGGTGTCGGCGGCTATGCGCGGCCGATGCCGGCGTCGTGGCTCGGCCGTCAGGCCGCGCTCGTGCACGAGCGCGCGAAGCAGGCCGACATCGTGATCACGACCGCGCTGATTCCGGGCCGCCCCGCGCCGACGCTGATCTCGGTCGAAACCGTGCAGTCGATGAAGCCCGGTTCGGTGCTGGTCGATCTCGCCGCCGGCCGCGGCCCCGAAGTCGACGGCCGCAAGGGCGGCAACTGCCCGCTGACGGTCGCCGACCAGGTGATCGTGCACGGCGGCGTGACGATCGCGGGCTACACGAACCTCGCGTCGATGGTCGCGTCGGACGCGTCGGCGCTGTACGCACGCAACCTGCTCGACTTCATGAAGCTGATCGTCACGAAGGAAGGCGCACTGAACATCGACCTGACCGACGACATCGTCGCCGCGACACTGCTGTGCCGCGACGGCGAAGTCACGCGCAAATAA